The genomic DNA GAGCAGGGAATTGTTTCCGGCAAACTGAAGTTTCACATTATTATCTGACAACAATtatgtcaatttttttgtgtacttTGTTATACTCAAATTTTCACCAATTAATGAATCCCCTTTCTTGTCCCTAATGTCTGTCTCCCTCGTCCCTGTCCTCAGATGGAGGGAGTTGTGTGGGATGAGAGAGGCCAGGAAGAACCACTGCCTGGTGGTGGTCAACAACAGGATCTATGCTGTTGGAGGGCAGGGGGCGATAGGTAATAAAAACTGATGGTAACAACTAGTGATGAAGATTGAACATAGCAGCTGACGCACATGATACTAGCAACAGTGTACTAGTGGCGTCTGTGTGATACTGTCTGTGTAGGTGGACTTGACTCGGTGGAGTTCTACGACATTGCCAGTAACGAGTGGCGTGCTGCCGCGGCGATGCCGTGGCGAGGTGTGACATTGAAGTGTGCAGCGGTCGCCGATGTCATCTATGTGGTGGCAGGTTTCCAAGGTGTGGCAAGGCTTGGACACGTCCTGGAGTACCATACTGACACTGACAGGTTAGTGTATTAACTAATTATTACTAGAATAAAACTAATAATATCACCATGAACGGACGATGCTTATATCTCTGTCACTGATATGTCGACAGTGTATTGAAAACCTcaaaaagaattaaataaaaacacgtaACTTTACCTTAAGATCTCttctttttgtatattttgttcaATAAATGTGGCTCTGGCTAGATGAATAGTGCCTATACTCCCAATACCCTTAGTAGTGAAACCAAAACTGTTGTATACAGGGTGTTGCAGTTCTTGACAAAATAATATATCATCTGTATGCATAACGaatctatataaatacataatagTGTGTATAACCCTAATTACCCCAACATTTCTGACAGTCTTGATCAGTTTCCTTGATTCACAGTGTCTCTAAATCCGTTTTTGTCCCATGTTCAGGTGGGTGACTTGCAGCAAGGTGCGTGCGTTTCCTGTCACCAGCTGCCTGATCTGCGTGGTTGACACGTGTGGTGTCAACGAAGACGAAGACATGGACCTGATCGACTCTCAGGCGCACACTGCAGCCACTGCCCCTCCATCTGCCTCAACCTCAACATCCTCATAGGATGTGAGGAAGTTTAAACCATTTCAAGCTGTGACAGTTGTGGCGGCCACTGCATTAGGCCTCCAATAGAATAAGGAGCTGATTTATACGAGGCAAGGCCTGACTTTTCACGAAGAGTCAGTCTTACTTAGACCGCTCACACTAAACCGAATATTCACTTGTGTACTGTAGGTAGTTAACCGTATGTCCGGTGGCCAAAGTTCTCTATAATTTTTTATCTCTACCTGAATTTCAGGACTAAATGTTTAAGTTCCATTGGGACACTATCTACAATTTTGTAGTTTTCACTgtacagagaaataaataaacacgacaaacatttttttctcggCCATATGTAGTTACTAGTAGAAACTAACTGAATgtggtcatttaaaaaacatgggTCTGAGgttttttcttatatattttttaatatagaaaaaaatggcaCAAAATGTATAAGTATAAAGGCATCTttaataaaatggaataaaactTCTTGTGTTGCTTATTACATGTCAGTTTGTCAAAAGCCGCATCAATTACAGTGACATTACTttgtcaatttttaaaaaatagagtATGGGCGTTTTTTGGAAAAACTACTAAGACGTTCTGATACATGTGTCTTGAGATGGCAACAGAAATTTGGAGATTTGAACATAAAATGCAGGAAAGCTAGTGCCATGCATTGGTAGAGGTTGAAGCACAGTGGGAAACCTGAAGAGGTGTTATTCTTCATTTGAAAGGACTAATTGTATCATTCCCTGAGCATGTTTTAGAAACCACTTGAAATATCCTTCTTCCTTTTGGCCCCTCGCAAGTGCTTTCATATCAATCTGTATATTTTTACCTGCCTCCTCAACAATCATCATCAGACTCTTCCTCGTTCATCAGGAGAGCAAACCTGTTGTCTATCTCCTCGGTCCCTTGtgctcctcttccacctcccctccttcttttccttccacGACCTCTGCCTGTCTTCCCCCTCCCAGCCGATGAAGAGAAGGGATGGGCCTTGGAGCCGCAGTTCCTCACGGCATCAAGGAGGGAGAAGTAAAGTTGTCCAGATAAGGAACCCCCAGCTAGGAGAGATTCAGCAGCTCGTCCCTCTTTCAGATACCTGAGGAGGCCGTGCACCAAGGTACCGCTGAAGAACCTGAGACACGCACAGTAAGGGAAAGGGTGACAAAAACAGCTTTCACTTCCGGCTGGTggtatatgtgtttgtgtgtgtgtgtgtgtgtgtgtgtgtgtgtgtgtgtgtgtgtgtgtgtatatatatatatatataaacaattcTCGATTTGATTAAATGTAATCATTGACTTGACACGTGTcctgcaaacattttggacttccgaTGTCACGACTCCCATTTAACGGTGCTGCGACTCATTAGTGCTGCAACTATTAGACAACCAATCACCATGAAATTAGTTGTGATGGACATTTACAACAAATGAGAGTGTGTAGAGTAGACTCATCTTACAGAAGAATTTTATGaagaatgaatcaataatgaaaagagTCAGTAGTTTCAGGTCAAGTTCTCACAGGTGGAAAATGAGAAGTGTGTTATCCCTTATGTTTTACCATGACAGGCGGGGTTCAGGCAGGGGCAGCAGCAATAGCTCGTCGAGACCTAGAACACTCCAGAGGCAGGCCTGCCATTGGCTGAAACTGTGAGCCCCTCCGATGTCCAAGCCCCGTCGCTCCCCTCTTCTTACACGTTGTTGGTCCAGCACCGCCCGTACATTGCGCTCCGCAGCCCAGTTTAACTGTGGGACTAAGGATGATAAAAGGAGGCAGAAGATCACGAGGGATAGATCACCGGTTACATTTTATTCTGTGTAAACTAGTGGAATCAAATGAATGTCAGAAGAAAACTGACCAGCATAGTGATGATGGGTCGCACCAGGCTGGTTGTTCCAGGAAAGTTCTCCATACACCATGCCGAGCACCAAAGCCTGGAGCTGGTGCTGTGAGGGTGTCGGTGTGGCCTCTCGCAGCCAGAAgcctgtcactgtcactgcgAGCCTCAAATGGAGAGGAACAGTAGACAGGGCCGACTCCTTCACCCCTAACACTTCTAACAGGACACCAAGGCGAACAGCCACGGaagcctgtaaaaaaaatcaaaagacaacactggaaaatgtattattatattattatttgtatatacacaaacataacAAACAGATATTCTTAATATAAGAGATGTTTTTAAAGCAAGGTATACCTGGTTAAGTGTATCCAGACACACAGGGGTTCTGGGTGGATGTGCCTCCACTTCGTTTTTCTTCAAGTTCAGTTCCAGACGGTCATACTCTTCCACACAGATTTGGGCAGCGGAGCCCTGAGCATGCATTATAGCTCCACCAGTAGCTTGTTCATTGCTTACTCCTACATTTACACCCTGCTGTGTGGGTGAAACTATACCTTGAGCCCTTGATCCACCTCTGTTACCACCTCCCCGTCCTTTTCCCCCTTGCCCTCTCCCACCCCTTGTAGCTTGGGCCGCACCTCCTGGTCCCCTCAATTGCTGCACACTGCCACCCCAACCCCGAGGCACATTATCCTGGCCTCTTTGCTGTAATATCCCATATACAGCCTGGCGTATAGTTCTGGCACTACAGTGGCTGCTGGGAAGTTTGCTGTTCTCTACCTGTGGGATCAGCAGGGCCCTACGCATCACCAGAGCATCCACCACAAAGGGGGGCAACAGCCCCTGTGCTGCCGCCTGTAAAAGCCACTCTGGTAGCTGTGCGAGCCCAGAGGCCTGTAATCGTGGGGCTCTCTTACCTGCAGAGAACCAGCGAGCCAGAGAGCTTTGAGGGGTGATGCTGTACTCCTGCATACCAGCCCACAGCTTTGAACTGAGCCCACCTTTCTGTCCTCTCTTGCCCATGCCACCTTCCTCCCCCATTAGCCTGCTCACCTCCTCCAGGGCTTCCACTGAGCTTGAAAAAGAGGACAACCAGACGAGGAGGCCCTCGATGCGAGAGGTGGGTGCTCGACCTTTACCCTTGCTGCCACCTCTCCCTAAAGTGCTCACATCTAACCGAGAAAGGAGGGTCTCTGCATCTTTTGGAGTGCCATAATCATTACCAGTCAGGACGGCACACAAGGGTAGTAACTCGCGGTTCATGCCTCCGAACCAGTGACAAAGGCTGTTAGTGGTGTAACGCAGAGCTGAGATGTAGCGATCAGAGGCTTTACCATTAAGGTTGGTCCATTGGAAAGAACTGAGTGGAAGGTAACCACCTAAGATGACACACAGAAGACGAAAATAAGAtgtaacaattaaaataaatctagATAACTAAAGTTAAATTCATTACAATGGGCTATTTGGATACAAATCTTGGCACTACCCACACCTGGCAGGTCAAAGATGTAGAAGTCACTGTCATTGGTCAAAACTGGACAGTTCCACTGATGAGCCAAAATTGCAATCTCCCGGTCAGCCTCAGCTGGACACTGGACCAGTGGAACTCCTCTCTGGATGAGGATCTGGATGAAGACACTTCTTGTGAGGATGGGGAGAACAGAGCCATTGCTGCCATGGGAGATACGATCTCCCTCCCTTATCTTGGACTGCAGACGTTGTCGTAGAGTGTGAAACTTCTTGTCACTGGGATCGATACCTTATCATCATAAAAGAGACGGAAGTTACACATTTGTGGGCGTTACAACTGCAGACAAACATAAGACTTGGTGCAGGTTCAAGTTGACTTGTTGTTCCATTTTTAACAACCACAAGCGAACTGCTTATGTTTGATCTAATTCATTCATCCAATACCCCTTTACACTGACCAAAACATTTGACTATTGTCTATTATTtaagcaaagaaaaatgtattttagttttttttttcatttccagagaCTAAAGTTACGGCAGTAATatgaaaatcaaattaaaaggtcaaaaaagaggagaaaaatatgAGGGCTGATTCATCGGGTAATAAGCTGCCTGCTACCAGTACCAAGTTAGgacctgattaaaaaaagaaaaatgaaatgaacttgTCCTTTGTAtcttctgtaaaacaaaaacatacttaACTAATATCAGTACCTATATGACATTGAGGTTCCTGAAAGGAAGGAGCCAATAGGGTGCAAGATTTCGACTGGGATGCTACTCTGCAGCATCCTTACCTCCATCCAGCACCACATATGGCTGGATGTTGCAGGCTGCCAATGCTGAGAGGAACCGGATGAGCAGGCGAGCGAAATCATCATAGTCTCCTCCGTGCTGCTGGTCCAAACCGTGGTTAAAGTAGAGGCGGAAATACAGACTGCAGCCATCGATTACCAGACGACTGTCCCTGAATCTCACGTCTTGGAGGAAGTGTCTGTTCCCCTCCACAAAGGTGGTCAGACCCTGGACACCCATGGCATCTCAGGGCCTGAGGAAACATGCAATGAGAGGATGAACGAGTTGCATGTTACTCACCGTGATACTGGTGCTTCAGCGCCTTGCAGAGTAGTTTCTACTACCTGATCAGTCTGTAGGTATGTGAGTCTTTAGTTTGGCAGTTAATCGATTCTAATAGTAACAAACCTCACCGATGCCCAgtttatttgcaaaaaataaaaagacgcTGTGACTCTTTCGAAGGATCGCAACGGAGATAATATCATACAGTCAGTTTACATAATCTGAATGCAAACGCAGTTTTGGAGATCAACATTTAAACGTACGACATGCTGCATACTTACATTTGTCATTTGAGTTCACTTGTTTACATGTCCTGCACATCGACTTCCTTGTAACGGACACGAGGAAGTACAAGTCCTAGCTTGCaacaaatgtactgtattctgtcaaacacacagaacaagaTCGTGCATAATTTGCGCAAATGTTagtgtatttaaaaatataatatctgAAAAcgaaaggagaagaaaaaaaaaaaacgacaaaacaaaccaactggaaaacaaaaccGCTTACTGCGACAACTGCGCGGCGTCTCGCGAGAGAACGCGAGACCGCAGGAGCTAGCGGGCGCGCTAGCCAGTTTCGTTGTCGCGTTTGAAAATTAATCTCGCTTTTACCATGGCCACAATGTCCGGAGGAACGAACGCCGGGCTTCGCGGGACGAGCCAGACCAGCTCTGGGACGACGGCGCATCGGAAAAAAGACAGCAGTCCGTCGGCCCGGTTCTGGGAGAGTCCGGATACTTTAGCCCAGCTGGAGGTGGTGCGACAGTGGACCGGGAAGCACTACAAAAAGGTAGCTCGCTGTGCGCGGAGCTAGCCAACGAGCTAGCCAACGAGCTAGCCGCCCCCCGCTAGCGAGCCCGATGGCTCGCGGTGTAAACAAACGTCTGGCGCTGGATGACGACACCTTTACACTGGCTAGCGAGATTTGAtgttcaaagtaaaaaaaaaaatgcaaacgaTCGATGGTAAATTCTGCTAAATGCTCGAGGTCAACCAGCCCAGACGCAGCTGCTAAATCGGTGGGATTGTTGGCGAATGCAGGAATGCAACGTCCACGCTGGAGGTTACAATTGTTGTTATTGACTTTCAAAAAGTGAACCGCTGAGTGTCTTTGTGCCTTGTCAGTTTGTGCTGGTGGACGCTCCATCATGCCAGGCCCTGGCCGCAGTCACTTTACAGCTCCTCCAGTTCCAGGAGGATGCCTTTGGCCGACAAGCTTCCAGTCCTGCTCTCACCAAGCTGCCCGTGAGTCCTGCACCTACTTGCACTTTGTCTCGATTCGCTCTTCAAATTAGAAATCACACTATCCGGTCCTTCGGTTGTTTGCAGACTCCAAGGTGTCCAGATTTCATGATGCGTGTTGCTCCCGTGTTCTGATCTAGTGTTTTTAAAGTTGGTGAAGTAACTGATACTCGAATCCCTCCACCACGATTGAAATAGCAGAGGATGAAAACACTATACGTCTGAAAGGTAGTTCCCACGGTGGTCCTTTTTACAAGGGGCGGAAGAATACaatggttgataaaaaaaaatctgacgcAATAGGTTACAAAcatattatcattaataacaaTATCATTGCATTTagaagtgtcagtattatttccgTAAGTctaagtatcagtctggtagagattaaaacTGTGGTTGTACagctgttctctccctctctctctctctctctctctctctctcttctctcctcctgtctctcctctccccctctttctgcccacctctcctctcgcccccatttttctcctcaccccaaccggtcgcgacagatgaccgcccacaactgagtctggttctgccagagagttcttcctgttaaaagggagacttttctcctcttcagtcgccaagtgcttgctcattgtggaaactgttgggttttctctgtaata from Scophthalmus maximus strain ysfricsl-2021 chromosome 22, ASM2237912v1, whole genome shotgun sequence includes the following:
- the aste1b gene encoding protein asteroid homolog 1 is translated as MGVQGLTTFVEGNRHFLQDVRFRDSRLVIDGCSLYFRLYFNHGLDQQHGGDYDDFARLLIRFLSALAACNIQPYVVLDGGIDPSDKKFHTLRQRLQSKIREGDRISHGSNGSVLPILTRSVFIQILIQRGVPLVQCPAEADREIAILAHQWNCPVLTNDSDFYIFDLPGGYLPLSSFQWTNLNGKASDRYISALRYTTNSLCHWFGGMNRELLPLCAVLTGNDYGTPKDAETLLSRLDVSTLGRGGSKGKGRAPTSRIEGLLVWLSSFSSSVEALEEVSRLMGEEGGMGKRGQKGGLSSKLWAGMQEYSITPQSSLARWFSAGKRAPRLQASGLAQLPEWLLQAAAQGLLPPFVVDALVMRRALLIPQVENSKLPSSHCSARTIRQAVYGILQQRGQDNVPRGWGGSVQQLRGPGGAAQATRGGRGQGGKGRGGGNRGGSRAQGIVSPTQQGVNVGVSNEQATGGAIMHAQGSAAQICVEEYDRLELNLKKNEVEAHPPRTPVCLDTLNQASVAVRLGVLLEVLGVKESALSTVPLHLRLAVTVTGFWLREATPTPSQHQLQALVLGMVYGELSWNNQPGATHHHYAVPQLNWAAERNVRAVLDQQRVRRGERRGLDIGGAHSFSQWQACLWSVLGLDELLLLPLPEPRLSWFFSGTLVHGLLRYLKEGRAAESLLAGGSLSGQLYFSLLDAVRNCGSKAHPFSSSAGRGKTGRGRGRKRRRGGGRGAQGTEEIDNRFALLMNEEESDDDC